The DNA sequence GTGTTCGTCGGGGGCCTCGATGTCGGCGCCGGCGGCGAGTGCCGCGCTCACGGCGTCGGCGTCGCCCTCGCCGGCGGCAGCCAGCAGGGCTCGGTCGGCAGGGGTCATGGGGGTGCTCCTCGGGTGGGTCAGGGCGCGTAGCGCGGCCAGGGCCGTCCTCGTCCTCGTACGCACGCCTCGGGCGGGGGTTGTTACGTGCCCAGCGTGGCTCGTCCGGCGCTACTTGTTCAGCGCCGCGACACCGGCCTGGGCGAACTTCTCGTCCAGATCGCCGGAGGGTGCGCCCGCGACACCGATGCCCGCGAGCGGGGTGTTCTTCGCGGTGACCGGGGCGCCGCCGCCGAGGAAGAGGGTGCCGGGGATGTCCTTCAGGGCCGGCGTCTGGGCGAGGCGGCCGGCCAGCACGGAGGTGGGGGCGTTCCAGGACACGGCGGTGTAGGCCTTGCGCTGGGCGGCCTCGTAGGACTGCGGGCCGGCGCCGTCGCCGCGCAGCGTGACGATGGTGTCGCCGTTGCGGTCCACCACTGCGACGGTGACGCGCTGGTTCTCCTTCTTCGCGGCGTCGAGCGCCGTCCGGGCGGCCTTCGTGGCGGCGTCGACGGTCAGGTGGGTCGACCGGGTCAGGTTCTTGTTCTTGACATCCGTCTTCGCACCGGCCTGGGCGGCCGGGGCCGGGGCCGGAGCCGGGGCCGGGGCGGCGCCGGCGGCGTAGGCGCCGAAGCCGCCGAGGGCGAGGGCCGCGATCAGGGCGCCGCCGGTGATCGCACCGGTGCGCCGGGAGACCTTCTTGACCTGCTTCATGTGCGCCGACTCCTTGATGAGGGGGGAGGGGGGAGGGGTGG is a window from the Streptomyces sp. NBC_01244 genome containing:
- a CDS encoding GlcG/HbpS family heme-binding protein: MKQVKKVSRRTGAITGGALIAALALGGFGAYAAGAAPAPAPAPAPAAQAGAKTDVKNKNLTRSTHLTVDAATKAARTALDAAKKENQRVTVAVVDRNGDTIVTLRGDGAGPQSYEAAQRKAYTAVSWNAPTSVLAGRLAQTPALKDIPGTLFLGGGAPVTAKNTPLAGIGVAGAPSGDLDEKFAQAGVAALNK